The Torulaspora delbrueckii CBS 1146 chromosome 1, complete genome DNA segment TTGGCCGTCTTGTATGTTGCTTAATAGCATCTTGTATCTCGAGAGGTGAAGAACATGCTCGTACGTTGTAGCTCGCTTCGTAAGGAGTTGATTGCACAAAGAACCACTGCCCATCACGGTTTCTTGTGTAGTACATGTATGGAGATATCACCGCCATTGTGAGGAGGTAGGAATCATCAATGAGCCCCAATTCTTTAGCGGTCTTGACGATTTGGATCTCAGGGAGTGACAAGTTCCATTCACTTTGTAAACGATGCGCAATTTCTTTATACTCATTCATTTTTTTAGTCTTTTTATTTGTGATCTGATCTTTTAAATCGAGTAAGCCTTTAATAAGCTCTggagatttttcatctttttgaaggTAATCCAGAGAgctgttgatgaatttcGAAAGATCTTTACCTTGaaagcttttcaaatcagTTATTTCCTGTAAAATAGCTCTTGAATCAGTTTGACTTTGTCTTCTCTTTGCAATAATGTGTTTTATCAGTTTGTCCTTGCACTCCTTAGTGTAAAGCTGTGGGTAAAATTCCAATGGCATCTCGACACCTTCCGCCAACGGAACTGCTTCTGTGGTTTCTTccatctcatcaaatacAATAGTAAATACAGGCGCTATTTCACTAAGCGAGttttcaccttcaccaTCTGGAGAATCTGATTGATCTGACTCGACACTATCATCTGCGAACAGCAGAGCATTGAACATCCTGTAAAGGTTGGTTTCATATTCTTCCGGAAGGAAATGGAATAATGATAGCCATGTTTTCATTGTGCTTTCCTCTTGTGGAGCAGAGTTCGACGGTGTATGAAACGCAGAGGAAATAAAACACTCCCTGACTTCGTTGTCTTGGAAATTGGGACACATTTCAAGATCGACGGCCACTGACTTGATGAAAGAGGGCAGAACCTCGTGCAAATGTTCGGCTTCGGCCATGTTTCTTTGCACCTGCGGTTCAACTGCGATAGCAAACATTTTAGCCCTCACGTAAGCTCTATCAGACATTCTAGAGTTGGCCACAGATGCCAGCTTCTGCAGTTGCCAAAGTAACTCCGATTGCAAGGTATAGTCCCCGTCCTCTTGAGTCAATTCATCCTTTGGAACGATCTCAATTTGTTCATCGTCAGAGCCGTTCTTACTCAGATACTTGAGTCTATACTCCGCATTAGTATAAGAATCACCTCTGTACCAATTCTTGTCGTAGTTTAAATCAATAAAATCAGGTCTTGCCAATAGATGTGGCATATAATTCGCAACAAACAAGCAAAACAGAGCAAAATAACCTTCAAAGAGGAAATTTGGCGGCAAAGGCAATACCACTGTTGGATCACTTATCTGTCCCTTTCGACCCGAACATTCTAACGATGGTCCAGTCTCAACGGAATCTTCCTCCACATCGATCTCTTCGAAATCTTCAGACTCAGTATCTGGCGCATTCGAAATATACTCATTGAGGTCCCCAGGTTGAAACCCACTGGCGGAGCCTGCCGGTAACTCTATATGAGCCCTCTGCTCAACATTCTCTGAGATCTGTGCCGGTGCGTCATTACAAAAGATAAAGTTACCAGCAGCCTCGACATCACCATTAGTCCTTCTCAAGGCATCCTCTGCGACATCCTTCGAGATCCCCATCTCGACAAGCGACCGAACAGCATCCGTGTCGTTCATACAGACCTATTCAATGGTCGTTTGCAGCGGTGTTCGTAGAACTCTGTATCAATCTATAGGGTGTCTTTGTACTACTATTAAACTTGACGCCAGCCCTAGCGCCCATCCCAGCCCTAAAAACTCATACCCTAACCATTATTACAGAGCCCTAATCATAAAGCCCTAGGGTTAACAAAACTCCCTAATCGGGACAACAGGCCCCTCACCGGAAAAACAGGAAAAACAAGGAAAACAAGGTTTTTCCTGCAAGTTAATGCCACAGAATATAGAATATCGGGTGATGAGCAATGAACAAACTCGGATAAGCCTAGACCTGCAAAGGCCGTCAGTAGTTGCAACGGGGGCACCCGCGTACTGTGgccttctccttcttgaaTCACCGATTATTCTGGTGGATTACGTAGTTACACGCACCAACAATTGGAACTATACCTTGGTCTTGCCATCTTGGCGTTGCCGGATTTCCTATTCGGCCGTATATTCCTCAGTTGTGCATTGAATTGTGCGCCGTAGTGCTGGCCCCTCCATGATTCGCAATATGCTTTTTGCCTTGCGTTGACTGAAACGGTGCACATCGCTGACAGGTTAAGTATTGTAATCTTGGAAGGAACTTTTAGTTTCTAACTGCATTCTTTAATGGATTTACCTTCTTATACAGCTTGAGCTTTTAAACTGTGGAAAAATAATATAAGCagttatttttttttcgtCCTGTCTGGCTATTAAGATTAACATAATATTCCTCTTGTAAAGAGGAGAATCGAGTGGTCATAGGGGTCGGTTTGTTGAACTATATAGATGTTGCAGCAGATACCGCAGGAGGAGAGTAACGGGGGTGCGCGAAAGGCTTCGATTTTACCTGGGAATGGTAGTAGTGGTGGAGATAGTGGAACTAGCACGACTGCACAGTCAGCCAATGCTAGTGCACATGTGCCGTTGCAAAACACAGTATTTATCCATAAGTTGTACAATATTCtcgaggatgatgatttaaaGGATCTCATCTGGTGGTCGCCGTCTGGTACGTCGTTTCTCATCAGACCAACGGAGAGGTTTAGTAGGGCGTTGGCTACGTATTTCAAGCATACCAATATTGCTAGTTTTGTTCGACAACTGAACATGTACGGATTCCATAAGGTGTCGAACGATCATAACAAGGGTAttcagcaacagcagcaacaacagcagccaAGCTCCGAAGCAGGCCAGGATGGTGTTAAAATTTGGGAGTTTAGACATAGCATGGGAATCTTTAAGCGTGGGGATATCGAAGGTctcaaatttatcaagcGCAGGTCTTCGAGGAATATTGCTGCGTTGAATGTTAGAAAGAATTCAAACCCTACACTTTCAACAAACACAGGTGGTCATTCTCAGGGAGAAGAATCAGATTCGGCAAAACAGCAACACGTACCGCAAGTCCAACAACCTCcgcaacagcaacaacaaccgTTTCATCCTCAGATGCAACCACAATGGCAACGACCTCAATTTATCATTAATGCCGAAAATgaacagcagcaacaacaacaacaacaacaacaacaacagcaacaacaacaacctTTACCACCGCTAAGTAGGACTGACAGCTTTATCCTTCATAGGTATTCGATTTTCAATCAACAGTTTCAATCGCAACAACTGGAAACAAAACTTAGAGAATTAACTCAAAGTTTCGATGGACTACGATACGACTATTTTATGCTACAATACAAGCACGATGAACTATTGGAACAACTGAGGGTGCTTAACACGGATATGGTCAAGCTATTGGATTTCTTACAAAAGTTTGTGACTTTACAAAAGCTGAGCTCTGAAGTTTACCACGAAGCTTCTCTTAAGGACGATCCATCCAAATTACACCAATTTCAGAAACATCAGCAGGAGATGTCCTATTTGGAACAGGAAATTCTAAGATTCAAGGCAAATTTAATGCAAAGATTGACAAAGAAACTTGGAAGCTgtgcaacaacaacagcaacaagCGCAAGCACAAGCTACAAGCCCAAGCCCAAGCCCAAGCCCAAGCACAAGCTCAAGCACATGCACAAGCACAAGCACAAGCACAAGCCCATGCCCAAGCACAAGCCCAAGCCCAAGCCCAAGCACAAGCCCAAGCTCAAGCACAAGCACAAGCACAAGCACAAGCCCAAGCACAGGCACAAGCTCAAGCCCAAGCTCAAGCGCAAGTGCAACAGCCACCGCAACCAAGCTCGCATTTCCCTGCATATGCACCTAACGTCTTACCGAGAAATACAAAAGAATCCGAGGTCTGTATCCAGATCATCGGCACCATCAGCGGCTGCTTTCGCTCCACATCTTTTTGCTGTACCTGCAGCTCCATCGGAATCCAATATTCAACAACCAGGTCCTTTCATTTCACCACCAGATTTCGCGGGTCCCcgaatgatgatgaatccTTTCGAAACGACTGGGCAAACTTCATCGGTGAAGCGGAATATGAGCATTCTTATGGATCCATTATCATCTGCCCCACATTATTCAGGACctcaaaattcttctcCTTCCCGCCATCCTGGTAACCTGGGGTCACAAATTCCACGAAACCCTTCTCCACTGGTCAACTCATGTAAGCCTCCAAAGCAGGAAAACGAACCGCCCGCTAATGAAGTCAGTCAACCAGTGCAGCAAAACTCTTCGACGAAACGTacaactttgaaagatggcATGTTTATATTAAAGCCTAATAAAAATTATTCAACAACCGCGAATAGGAACATTCAAAATGACAATAATACTGGAACCACCACTGCTAGCATGCCTCCTACAACAGAAAACGGCAATAATGCTGGTTCAGCTAACGAACAGAATGGTTCAAAGGATGCTCCACCTATCGCTCTATCTTTTAGAACATTTTACAGCAATAATGGTGATGCAAATCTAGAGGATCAATCCAAGGGCGAATCAAGTCCCAAGAACCCATTAGCACGTACTGCACAGGATGCAACAATCCAGAACTCAGGGAAAATTCCAATATTTAAAACATCACAAGGTTATTCGAAGCCATCAGACTCCGTGAGGGCGGATTCGGATTTGCCCGCAACAAAAGAACCTTCTCAGCACAACATAATTAGCCCAGTACCATCGCGAACAGATATCGAATCTCGCAGAGGGAGTAGCGGGGTGTATTCTCTGCTGAACAGAGAGGGATCAGCGCCAGCATCACCAATGGGGGAGTCTAGTTCcaacaaaaaaatcaaaCTCTAATTACAGGTAATTGTAACtttattgaagagaaaaccTCACTAATCGATGTGATTGAGTAGCATCCACATGTTAAAACAGAGATTAGGATCATGCGCTGGAAGATTGATGTTTTGCGATTTTCTGTATCTCATGTGTTGCATGAGAAGGACTACCCTTTTAGTTACATCTTATATAATATAGCTCAATATGTGAATAAACACTTGTACTGTAGAATTCTACTTCCGTGAATGTCCCAATCAGTGCTGGTTAGATAaagttcttcaaccagCTTAATTTGTGCCAAAACACACGCCCCCTTCCAGGCTAGCTCGGCAGCATCCATATCACGAGGTGGTGGAAGTACATTCACTGGGAGCAAATGCTCGCTACCATTTTGCGCCTCAATACTATCCCAATAAGCTTGCAATTCAGCGCTTATCATTtcgttgatctttttcgatgattgatcctcttcttcagattctCCCGTTTTGCCAGCAGTTTTTATATCCTTCGCCTGTTTTGCCAACTTTTTATAAAAGTTGGGGAATGAGGTCAAACTTAGCAGCCTTGGCCTCCAAATATTAATTCTATCAGTGAGGATGAAGTCCAAAGCCGGTATCTTTGAGCCACCTCCAACAACCAGGATATTTGAATAAAATGATGACATTTTCGCCACATCTATCGGAGTGCTCGCATTAGTTATGCTTTGTATGATTGCCTTCTCTAAGGGCGTGTAGTTTTTCCTACTATCAGCTTCCATGGGCGGTTTGCTTTggaaatcatcaaaactTGTTTGCAAGTCTAGCAGCTTAGACATAATCAGTTGATTGTTATTGTTGCCGGAATACAAATCTCCATCGAGACACTCGCTCTGAGACAAAGATCTCCAATCGTTCACAGTGTTTGTAAAGATATCACGAGAAGCAGGAAGCTGACTTTCAACATTAGAATTTCCGCTATGTTGAGAGGATTTTGAATGCAAGTATGATATTATTTCCGGGTAGAATAGCGCCAATGGGGCCAATGAtacttcatcaaaaacttTGAACTCATATTGCTCAGATTGTTGATCAGGTACCCGTTTAATGAAATTGTACAGTTGTACAGCGACATTTGCATCTTGAAACGTTGTGTActttttcttcagttcCTCCGCTAGAATCCAGCCATGCGAAGAGTTTATGTCCCAATCTTGATAAGGAAATTCACTTTGAAGTAAAAATAGGGCGAAGAGTTTTGTGAGATCGTCACCACCATAATCGAGTGAGACCAAACTATTTTCTAGAACCGTTCCTTCATCGATACATGCTATGCTTGTATGTGTAGCTCCTATATTTACCACACAGGTAGAAGAACTTTGACCTGCCCCATAGCAACCTGCGAGAGACTCCTGAATAATAGCCACCGCTTGAAATTGCATTTCAGTGAGAAGGAACCGTATAAAAGTTTCGACATGACTTTTGTGGAAAAGGTCAGGTATCACCAGCACTACCTTATACTGGGAGAACTGGGCACGTTCCAGATTGAGACCTTCAGCAGATAGCGCGTGCTCTAACAGACTAATTACATCGTTTATCAGGTCCTGCAGGGATGCATAATCCGGCGATGAAACATTGAAAGAGCCACCTTTAGTAAATGGGCACCTAATCCTGAAAGTTTCTTTCGAACATTTCAGAGCTTCAGAACCATAATATCTCTTActtgattttttgatcCAATTTATAGCCCCAGGATCATTCTGGTCTTCAATCATTTGAGGTTTCGAGTTTTTGTTATAGGATACAACTTGTTCATGGGCATTAAATGGAACTTTTCTTTTGTAGTAGCGCATACGCTCTCTGAAGCTATGCTGAATAGTGGATTTTAGCTCTTCGAATTCTTCAGGTTGTTCTCTCTTTAATGGAGCCTCCTGAAATTCGTCGTTCAGTTCCGTTTTGGGAATCGCGACGCAACTTGGCACCACTAGAGGtacttcatcttttgcaaatccaaTTCTCAGGTGTCTGGAGCCGGGGTGTATCACTAGCGTTGTATTTGCATCACTCAAATCAATGTCTTCATCGGCAGCGGCAATATAATCAGGCACTTCAGTGTTGGTATTCTTTATGTCAATCACGTCTGGAGTATTATTTATCGAGGATGTTTGAGTGTTGTTTCTTAAAGTCTTTCTCTCCCTCAACGCAAATatttgttcatctttctttaagTAATCTGAGGAGTAGTTTTTCTGATTGATAAGTAGGACAGGTTGGAAAAGACCAGTTGCAGGCAATGTGGTActttcaatcttttcaatacCAATttgcttcaacttcttggcGAATTCTTCGGCAGCTTTGATTCTGCCCAGTCTCCGCTTCTCTAAGAGATGCAAAGGTACTTTCTTACCAGGTGGAGCTTTTGCCGGATCCAGTCTAGGATGTTTCTTCGCTCTTTCTTGACTCTTTGCGTCCTCGTCATTATAgtcttcgtcttcttcgtcctcaACATGATTTCTCTGGCCAATTGGTGTAGCTGTAGCACTTCTTGAGATTTCTGCAGCATGTAAATTGttttcgtcatcttcttcatcgtcttccTCCTTCACACTATCGTGTTCCTGATCATGCTCTTCGACCTCATCGTCCTCCTCATCctcgtcgtcatcttcctccaaCGGGatatcaattggttcttcaTATACCACACTCTTTTCGGAAGTGTCCTGGCTCATTACGCGAATTTATGAACTCCTCAATGGATCCTCTGGCCTTTCCGTCTGGTGAGTTCACCGATTCAACATTTCACTTGATAGAGACTATACCGAGAGGTCCCATATATCTACGTTCAGTGTGATCTTCGGGTAAATATAGTTCGGCGGCTACTACTATCATACTTCAGCACCATTATTCGAGATTAGATTCACATCCATTTGGTTTTGACCATCCATATTCTAGTATGAGTCTGATGAACattatcaattttttttttcaaacaGAGAAACGCGCTTGCTGAGTGCGATATATTTGTTATCCGCATATGCTGTTTAGTATTGTTCATCAAGAGTTTGTTAGTTCACATTTCATGGTACACTATTAGATCAAAGCCTAATTATgtctttcaattcaattAAAGCAGTTTTAGCTTCCCGAGAATGCCAACAACATGGTCTGAATCGTTCCACTAAGCACCGATAGGCAATAGTGTGatagcttcaattgaactaCCATTATACATAAATGTCCTCATAAATGCAATAGAGTATAAAGTATAGGAGACAGAGCACAAAATTGTAGGCGGCTATTCTTATTCACTTTATATAAAGCTCAACAACTGGCGCCGGGTAAAATCGCCCCGCCTTTTTTTCCCCAGGGTGAAATGGTTGGTTGGTATATAAACAATTGACACTTTAAACTCGATCGCCACCTTTGAGAATAAGTTAAACGGTGTTCAACGTGTTTCTGCGGCCATTGATACGCTATAGCCTGAATTTTGCGGAATAACGACTGCAAGAATCTATTTCACCCAAAAATAGCCCTTTTTCAATCATGCTAAGATCAACAGTCACCAAGAATCCTGCGTTTCGCCGTCTATTTTCTCGCGAGAGTACTCCCAATGACAAGACTATTAGGAACTTACTCTTGCCCAAGGATACCAAGGTGATTATTCAAGGGTTTACTGGGAAACAGGCTACTTTCCACgccaaaatttctcagGAGTATGGTACTAACATTGTAGGTGGTACTAACCCTAAAAAGGCTGGTCAGACTCATTTGGGTCAACCAGTTTTTGCCACTGTGAAAGATGCCATGAAAGAGGTTGGTGCTACTGCTACCGGTATATTTGTTCCACCACCGATTGCTGCTGCAGCTATCAAAGAGGCAATTGAAGCTGAGATCCCACTAGCAGTTTGTATCACTGAGGGTATCCCACAACATGATATGCTTTACGTTGCAGAGATGCTGAAATCTCAGGATAAGACCAGATTGGTTGGTCCAAACTGTCCCGGTATTATTAACCCCGGAACCAGGGTAAGGATTGGTATCCAACCACCAAAGATCTTTAAGCCAGGTAATATTGGTATCGTGTCAAAGTCTGGTACTTTGACATACGAAGCTGTGCAACAAACTACTTTGGCCGGGTTGGGACAAACCATGGTCATCGGTATGGGAGGTGACGCATTCCCGGGTACCGATTTCATCGATGCATTGAAGTTGTTCATGGAAGACCCAGCCACTGAAGGTATCATTATGTTGGGTGAAATTGGTGGTCAAGCTGAGATCGAAGCCGCTCAGTTCCTAAAAGAATATAACTTCTCAAGAGCAAACCCACTGCCTGTTGCCTCCTTCATTGCTGGTAAAGTCGCAGGTCAAATGAAGGGTGTCAGAATGGGTCATTCCGGTGCTATCGTTGAAGGTTCTGGTACCGACGCcgaatcaaagaagaaggctttgAATGAAGCAGGTGTTACCGTCGTCGAATCTCCTGGTCATTTGGGTAAGGCCCTTTTGGATGGATTTGCCAGGTTGAAGTAGGCCGTGCGCGTCAAGTTTAATATTCTAATTCTATCAACCTTTCATCACTACCATATATCAATTTCTAACAGTAACTCCAACTGCCAACTAGCTAATTTGTGCTAAAGTAAATAGATAAACTTATTAGCTGTGTGAAGAGTAATTAATCAAGCCTTGAAGTGTTGAAGGCTAAGATTTatagaaaaaaaaaatacacAAGATTCGGTATGATCTTGACAAAGAAATAACAAATCCAAGCACGACGCAAGTGGTTCAGTGGTTAGAATTCATGCTTCCCAAGCATGGGGCCCGGGTTCGATTCCCGGCTTGCGTATATATTTTTTGAAGTAACGAATACTACATAAGCTACGGATATTAGACAAGGTTCAAGTTCTTAGGAAGTGTATTTTTGTCTATATACAGTTGGCTATTCTATCTATGAATACTTCAACATTCATCACAATACCATCTTTAACATCAATAAAGCATTTATCAATCCCAACGAAACGATTACTACTGCTCACTTTACCTTCGCCAACACAAGTATGCCAATTCTTAACGTCCCACTTGAGGCCAGAGGTTTCTATTATTTCTGTGGGTCCGTTTAAAGGGAGTAGTCCGCAATTGCCAATACATTGATCTCTAAATTCTTTAGTGTATTCCAACAAGAAACCGCCAGATGGGACGAAAAAAATTAGATCTGTAGCACTCAGATAGCATAGGTTGAACTGACTATCCGGAGACGATAGCTTGTACAATTGAGTGATCGAGTGAATTGTTTGATCAAAACGTCCATCAATCCCACCAAGAGCCAATAGTGAGATTCTCTCTAAAGTTCTCGACTTATTTGCTTTCAGAGTTTTATCATACCATTCATGGATACCTGAGAAAAGCTCGATCGAATGATTGGTCTCTGTGGATTCCAATACTTTTCTTCTGAAATCTGGAGAATTAAAGTGAACTGATATTAGGTACAACGCTTTTGTAAAGTCCGTTGAATATTGGGTCTGTTGCTTTATCACTACAACGCCAGCTTTTTTGTAGTACTCTTCCGTTTCTGGCTTAAGAGAGTCGAAATCGCCAATAATGTAATCGGGTAGATACATGGCTCTATCTGACTcattatctttgaaaaagtcGTACAGACGATTGGCCCCACCATCGGCGCAAACTCTTAGCTTGAAAGTACTCCACAGCTTCAAAAAGATTGGTGAAACATTGATCTCTTGATTCAACACCAGAAGAGCAGATTTGTCCGTACTGCCTGGTTTGATACAGTACTCCAGGTTGAAGAGATGTGCATACTTGGATTGGTCGATTTCAACTGAAATTCTTTCGTCATTCTCAGCACACCATTCCGACATCTGAATCAATCAATCCTGGCTTAAATTGACCTGAAACAACGGTTAGCCAGCTTTCTTTagtttttcactttttATCTGTTGATGTTTAATCACCGCTTTAGTTTGCCTAGAGAAAATGGGAAATCGGTAGAACTCGAAGACCTCAGCAACGAGATAAAACACCCGATTGGCAATTACTGGCCATCGAATACAGATAAAGAGCATAAACGAGCAGTAATGGACAAGCATAAATACCGTGTGGAGATCCAGCAAATGATGTTTGTCTTTGGAGAGACGAACGATCCTCCAGTTGAGACAACTTCTCTAATCGAAGATATTGTTAGAGGCCAGGTTATGGAGATTCTCTTACAGGCTACCAAAACTGCTCAGATGAGAAACAGTAAGAGCATATTAACGGAGgatgtcatcttcatcatcagacATGACAAGGCTAAGGTTAATCGACTAAGAACATATCTACTCTGGAAAGAGCTGCGAAAACACgcaaaagatcaagatgCAGCAGCTGCAGGAACTGCACCTGGTGGAGGAGgcgatgaggaagagaaaaaagGACCGGCagagaaagatgataagGATCCTGCTAACACCATGAAAGTTAGAAAGTCGCAAATAAAGTTGCCTTGGGACTTACAATTTATGTTTAATGAACAGCCCTTAGAgaacaatgatgatgatgatgagctaGACGAAGACGAAAGGGAAGCAAACTTGGCcacattgaagaaacttaaAATGGCTGATGACCGAACTAGAAATATGACTAAAGAGGAGTACGTACATTGGTCTGATTGCCGTCAAGCAAGTTTCACGTTCCGAAAAGCCAAGAGATTCCGTGACTGGTCAGGTATTTCTCAGCTGACGGATAGTAAGCCACACGATGATGTTATTGATATTTTAGGGTTTCTCACGTTCGAGATAGTCTGCTCCCTCACAGAGACAGCACTAAAGATAAAAAAGCATGAACAAAGACTTCAACTTCAGAAGGATAAATCACAACAAAACAACcaagattttgaagtaACTGAAATTCatagaaagaagagactgTTCGACGGTCCTGACAATGTGGTGAATCCACTCAAAAGGAAACATGTGGAGGAGGCATGGCGTACATTACAGACTATCGATATGAGACATCGTGCTCTTACGAATTTTAGAGGAGGAAAGTTTAGATCTAGACCAATAATTATGTAGTTATGCTTATGTTAATGTGAATGGTAATGGTTAGATAATGCATGTTGGTTTTTTCTTATTTCCAGCAGTTGATCACAGTGTTTGGATCAGCTTTAAACCAGATAGGTTTGAGCAGGCGCTCCTGAGTTAAACGCCATGCTACTTCAttatattcttctttgtcaatACCTTTGCACTGTTCGAAAAATATTTCCTTGTTTCCTTCTTTCACCTGCAGTTCCGCCTTAGCGATTTCAAGAACATAAGGATTTATTTGTTCTTTAACGTCCTTACTGTTGTTCACCTCAAAATCGACTTCCACAGATTCATCAAGCTCGTCAGCAGAGTAGAAACCCTGGAAACGGTCCAAAATTTCACGCATCCTCTTCGAGTTCCTAGTCTTTCTCACCTTTCCttctatcaaatttttcttGGCCACTCTAGTTTTAAGATAGTTCACGCTGGCGCTTTTCATTTTCTCGTATTGATTGGCATTTAATTTAGTAGGTTTTGCTAGCAAGCCACAAGACAGTTGCTGCTCTAAATAGTTGCCAACGTTCAGTTCATATGGTAGCTGCAGATTGTTTAGTTTGTCAACAAGGTGGAGTCTGTAGTCTACCATGTAGTCATGCTGCAGACGCTCTTGGTCGTCAGCCATGCCATTCAGAGCTGCTTGGGCATGCGGTGTCATCAGGGTGTGATCTATGTCCTGTGAGATAGAAGATTTCCAAACGGTTTGCCTATCTAAAATGTCACCGAATGATAGTAGGTCCAAATGTTGAGATGTCTTTTTCAGATCGGGGTACGGTACACTTTCTTGTGACGAAGCTGCGGGTTCCTTGAAATCCCCAGGTGGTGTACAGCAGAACTGAAGATCCATTAAGCATTTTCGAATGTCTCTTTTGCTACATGCAACTAGCAACTGCAAAATGGCTCGATCAATCTTGAGATCGATCTTTCGACAGTATCTCTCCAAGAATGCTATGACTGTCTGATGAGAAACCCTCTTACAATGGAAAAGAGAATCCTCTTCTATGGCAAGCTGGATTACATTGCTCGGCACAAAATTGATATCCCTGCAAAGTATAACAATGGGCCTTCTGCTGGTAAGAAGGATCTTTTCAACCGTTTGCCAAAAAAACTTGTCGTGTTCTTTGAACAGTACGTCTACATCATCCAACAGTATGATACCCTTAGATCCCTGGCCTTTGACATAATGTGTTGTAGAGAAATCCATTAAGGTATCAAGGATGTCCTTCTTGGACCTATTGTTGGAAGTATTGACTTCGTAAATCTGTCCCTCATGGTGGTCCATCAGTACGTCTAGAAGTGTATTCTTACCAATTCCGTCGCCATGCATTATCATTATAGGAACAAACTCTTCTGTGGTGTTTTCAATGTCAagactttcatcaattatAAAGTCATCCAGTGGGTCGTATTCAATCTTTTGACGTTTGAGCATTTTAGTCCTTTTAGTAGGTCGCCTTAGCTTTAGAAATGCAGTTTCAATCCATTCAGCtacatttttttttaaagaAGGCTCTAACATCACATCATCAACTGACCTTGGTTTGAATAGCTTGGTCCACAATTGAGAGTACTTCCTTGCACTAGCGATCTTGACACGCCCTGTATTTTCTTGTGAA contains these protein-coding regions:
- the RUP1 gene encoding Rup1p (similar to Saccharomyces cerevisiae RUP1 (YOR138C); ancestral locus Anc_5.475), encoding MNDTDAVRSLVEMGISKDVAEDALRRTNGDVEAAGNFIFCNDAPAQISENVEQRAHIELPAGSASGFQPGDLNEYISNAPDTESEDFEEIDVEEDSVETGPSLECSGRKGQISDPTVVLPLPPNFLFEGYFALFCLFVANYMPHLLARPDFIDLNYDKNWYRGDSYTNAEYRLKYLSKNGSDDEQIEIVPKDELTQEDGDYTLQSELLWQLQKLASVANSRMSDRAYVRAKMFAIAVEPQVQRNMAEAEHLHEVLPSFIKSVAVDLEMCPNFQDNEVRECFISSAFHTPSNSAPQEESTMKTWLSLFHFLPEEYETNLYRMFNALLFADDSVESDQSDSPDGEGENSLSEIAPVFTIVFDEMEETTEAVPLAEGVEMPLEFYPQLYTKECKDKLIKHIIAKRRQSQTDSRAILQEITDLKSFQGKDLSKFINSSLDYLQKDEKSPELIKGLLDLKDQITNKKTKKMNEYKEIAHRLQSEWNLSLPEIQIVKTAKELGLIDDSYLLTMAVISPYMYYTRNRDGQWFFVQSTPYEASYNVRACSSPLEIQDAIKQHTRRPSEAPLMFIYCKKGFIPDDDTVLKALENNQGCHRFAKDDQLQLNKMQDLSSSALSSANASIPADL
- the SFL1 gene encoding Sfl1p (similar to Saccharomyces cerevisiae SFL1 (YOR140W); ancestral locus Anc_5.476); this encodes MLQQIPQEESNGGARKASILPGNGSSGGDSGTSTTAQSANASAHVPLQNTVFIHKLYNILEDDDLKDLIWWSPSGTSFLIRPTERFSRALATYFKHTNIASFVRQLNMYGFHKVSNDHNKGIQQQQQQQQPSSEAGQDGVKIWEFRHSMGIFKRGDIEGLKFIKRRSSRNIAALNVRKNSNPTLSTNTGGHSQGEESDSAKQQHVPQVQQPPQQQQQPFHPQMQPQWQRPQFIINAENEQQQQQQQQQQQQQQQQPLPPLSRTDSFILHRYSIFNQQFQSQQLETKLRELTQSFDGLRYDYFMLQYKHDELLEQLRVLNTDMVKLLDFLQKFVTLQKLSSEVYHEASLKDDPSKLHQFQKHQQEMSYLEQEILRFKANLMQRLTKKLGSCATTTATSASTSYKPKPKPKPKHKLKHMHKHKHKHKPMPKHKPKPKPKHKPKLKHKHKHKHKPKHRHKLKPKLKRKCNSHRNQARISLHMHLTSYREIQKNPRSVSRSSAPSAAAFAPHLFAVPAAPSESNIQQPGPFISPPDFAGPRMMMNPFETTGQTSSVKRNMSILMDPLSSAPHYSGPQNSSPSRHPGNLGSQIPRNPSPLVNSCKPPKQENEPPANEVSQPVQQNSSTKRTTLKDGMFILKPNKNYSTTANRNIQNDNNTGTTTASMPPTTENGNNAGSANEQNGSKDAPPIALSFRTFYSNNGDANLEDQSKGESSPKNPLARTAQDATIQNSGKIPIFKTSQGYSKPSDSVRADSDLPATKEPSQHNIISPVPSRTDIESRRGSSGVYSLLNREGSAPASPMGESSSNKKIKL